Proteins from one Falco cherrug isolate bFalChe1 chromosome 7, bFalChe1.pri, whole genome shotgun sequence genomic window:
- the RPAP1 gene encoding RNA polymerase II-associated protein 1 isoform X1 — translation MLSRPKPGESEADLLHFQSQFLAARASPAVKIMKKADKRRGEEGSTDTERPPLQDSKDVVMLDDFPDILPALTPAPPKKSKIKSACVHFEDEDPEERLERHDQHITAVFSKIIERDTSAVAVSMPVPTGDPFPKTFHRSEIKSEVKVGSGRKSIFAQKMAVRRAAEKAATAPSAAECVQVRSAAPDALDPEGSVGEAPLPTSRDDKAGDFLISQRPCLITGEGLGSQKGEQEAQAIHKENLEKLQSMSEEEILQEQGRLLAQLDSSLVAFLKSRRGGNEGQKKELKMEQNKLEEFVESLPVAQHDVRSSLSMQESGLEESVRKEENTKVEITDDDLPVKPKKEWIHMDNVEFEKLEWMKDLPSLRQKKTKKGMQARFSLKGELIPADADLPTHLGLHHHGEEAERAGYSFQELFHLSRSQVTQQRTLALQVLGRIVQKARAGEFASSLKGSVLHLLLDAGFLFLLRFSLDDAVDNVMAASVGALRALLVSLDDERYLDWTFSWYQGMAAFPFVPYNEEEEEEEEEELNGTEKSQDKKLKDENKPDSDVARYDVVKGLLKTRIQHRLRYILEVVRPVPTVVLDILHILTHIARHSSEACSQLLDCPRLIETIVREFLPTQWDPQVAEPGCLLTSLHGVACATAMKFIRVLASGGRNATARLLNTFEMKSRLSRFIAEDPLDLPLPREEAIRLSTEAFRLWAVAAGYGQACDLYRDLYPVLVRILQSLPELISTCCGKSPMIELSVQRATAVVTLLIQVTQTAAYTAELQAKLSSNNSEDTEQILPPPVAWNQVSGLQPFLETSLKKFLQEISQAETWLTLQPLATTYVIYLGVYYSACSQQPSVNPIDCLEELERLTSEVLQPLLSQPAIHSMWDLLRPCSALCNPLSCSPAPESVFSIASLSCTGGKPPLSLVGSKSPFPFLTALLFLINNVTHIHKGLTSKYSSVLGFRGLKDYLHQSWQTGPPSVTPSSAWILRHEYHLQYFVLALAQRMAGTCPDYAQHASLHHCVAMALLSRLLPGSEHLVYGVLLDLAFNPEFLPEGKAGGPEAADFSDILHLGTSAKLAQPGSAAAFFSKATRGALLRESYQNLPLIRSCYLSHFVHLQHTLKRSQASYRGQNYLIQSLLLPEAKGPILPSDWPFFPLISLYNKVTNTETPGAVLNSLPLDLVNIVTWNLQWVLLLETWRAKTLQSIPTAAKLARLMCVFLTGNDLFLEAPVHHYTAALLSVYCHPKELDSLDLDAPLPGLVSFYDLYISLLEQFEGVSFGDPLFGVFVLLPLQKRFSVHLRLSVFGEHTSILQALGVPLQQFPVPLERYTSPPEDNLNLLRLYFRTLVTGALRHTWCPVLYVVAVAHVNSFIFSQDSVTQETDAARKSMLRKTWLLVDETLKKHLLFYRMLNAESPLGFDLYEQLPPMRLKYLQMVTQKENKESAPALVS, via the exons ATGTTGTCGAGACCAAAGCCTGGGGAGTCCGAGGCAGACCTGCTGCACTTTCAAAGCCAGTTCCTGGCAGCCAGAGCTTCACCTGCAGTGAAGATCATGAAGAAGGCAGAcaagaggagaggggaggaagggagcacAGATACTGAGAGACCCCCGCTACAGGACAGCAAGGACGTAGTCATGTTGGATG ATTTTCCTGATATTCTCCCAGCTCTAACTCCAGCTCCTCCAAAAAAGTCCAAGATTAAAAGTGCCTGTGTCCACTTTGAGGATGAAGATCCAGAGGAAAGACTGGAAAGGCATGATCAACACATTACAGCAGTCTTCAGCAAAATTATT GAACGAGACACAAGTGCAGTAGCAGTGAGCATGCCAGTGCCCACAGGAGACCCATTTCCAAAGACATTTCACCGCTCTGAGATAAAAAGCGAG GTGAAGGTGGgatctggaagaaaaagcatctttgCACAAAAGATGGCAGTGAGAAGAGCTGCTGAAAAGGCAGCAACAGCTCCCTCCGCTGCCGAGTGCGTGCAAGTAAGATCAGCTGCTCCCGATGCCCTGGATCCTGAGGGATCAGTGGGAGAGGCACCTCTCCCCACCAGCCGGGATG ATAAAGCTGGTGACTTTTTGATCTCTCAGCGGCCTTGTCTCATAACGGGAGAGGGTCTTGGAAGCCAAAAGGGTGAACAGGAAGCTCAAGCTATTCACAAAGAGAACTTGGAGAAGCTGCAGTCCATGTCTGAGGAGGAGatcctgcaggagcagggaaggctTCTGGCTCAGCTGG ATTCCAGTTTAGTTGCTTTCTTGAAGTCACGACGTGGTGGTAATGAAGGccagaaaaaggaattaaaaatggaaCAGAACAAACTGGAGGAGTTTGTGGAGTCTCTGCCTGTGGCTCAGCATGATGTAAGATCATCTCTTTCCATGCAGGAGTCGGGTCTGGAAGAATCtgtaaggaaggaagaaaatacaaaggtaGAAATCACAG ATGATGATCTGCCTGTGAAGCCCAAGAAGGAATGGATTCACATGGACAATGTGGAATTTGAGAAGCTGGAATGGATGAAAGATTTGCCTTCACTGCggcagaagaaaaccaaaaag GGAATGCAAGCTCGATTCAGTTTAAAAGGAGAACTAATTCCTGCAGATGCTGACTTACCGACGCATCTAGGCCTGCATCACCATGGAGAAGAGGCAGAG aGGGCTGGTTATTCTTTCCAAGAGCTCTTTCATTTGTCTCGCAGCCAAGTTACTCAACAGAGGACACTGGCTTTACAAGTCTTGGGTCGTATTGTTCAAAAG GCCAGGGCTGGAGAGTTTGCTTCCTCCTTGAAGGGCAGCGTTCTGCATCTGCTGCTTGATGCTGGGTTTCTCTTCTTGCTGCGCTTCTCACTTGATGATGCAGTGGATAATGTCATGGCAGCATCTGTTGGTGCTCTCCGGGCTCTGCTGGTGTCACTTGATGATGAG AGATATCTTGATTGGACTTTCTCATGGTACCAAGGGATGGCTGCATTCCCCTTTGTCCCCTACaatgaggaggaagaagaagaggaagaagaagaattAAATGGAACAGAGAAGTCTCaagataaaaaattaaaggatgAAAATAAGCCAGATTCAGATGTGGCCCGATACGATGTTGTAAAG ggACTTTTGAAGACACGAATCCAGCACCGGCTGAGGTACATCCTGGAGGTGGTACGACCTGTTCCGACAGTAGTCCTGGATATACTGCACATCCTCACTCACATAGCAAGGCACTCTTCTGAAGCATGCAGCCAG CTGCTTGACTGTCCTCGGTTGATTGAGACCATTGTCAGGGAATTTCTCCCTACTCAGTGGGATCCCCAAGTGGCTGAACCAGGGTGTTTACTCACCAGCCTCCATGGAGTTGCTTGTGCCACTGCTATGAAGTTCATCAGAGTGTTGGCATCTGGAGGCCGAAATGCAACAGCCAGGCTG cttaacacatttgaaatgaaaagtcGGTTAAGCCGATTTATAGCTGAAGACCCACTGGATCTGCCCCTGCCGAGGGAAGAAGCCATCAGGCTAAGCACCGAAGCCTTCCGGCtgtgggctgtggctgctggctaCGGTCAGGCCTGCGATCTCTACAG GGATCTCTACCCTGTGCTGGTGAGGATACTGCAGTCCCTGCCTGAATTGATCAGCACTTGCTGTGGGAAGAGCCCTATGATTGAGTTGTCTGTCCAGAGAGCTACGGCAGTAGTTACTCTGCTGATACAAGTGACACAAACAGCAGCCTACACAGCGGAGCTGCAGGCCAAGCTGAGCAG TAATAACTCAGAAGATACTGAACAGATTCTACCTCCTCCAGTAGCGTGGAATCAAGTGTCAGGCTTACAGCCCTTCCTTGAGACCAGTCtgaaaaaattcctccaggagATATCCCAGGCAGAAACGTGGCTAACTCTCCAGCCTCTGGCCACAACTTACGTGATCTACTTAGGAGTTTATTACAGTGCTTGCAGCCAACAG CCATCAGTCAATCCAATTGACTGCTTAGAGGAACTGGAACGTTTGACttcagaggtgctgcagccccttctcagccagccagccataCACAGCATGTGGGACTTGCTCAG GCCATGTTCTGCTTTGTGCAACCCTCTGTCCTGTTCCCCTGCACCAGAATCTGTCTTCAGCATTGCATCTCTGAGTTGCACTGGAGGCAAACCTCCTCTGAGCCTGGTTGGCTCCAAGTCacccttccccttcctcaccGCCCTCCTATTTCTCATCAACAACGTCACTCACATTCACAAGGGCCTGACCAGCAAG tacagctctgtgctgggcttCAGAGGCTTGAAGGATTATCTGCATCAGAGCTGGCAGACCGGACCTCCCTCTGTAACTCCATCGTCTGCGTGGATCCTGCGCCATGAATATCACCTGCAGTACTTTGTGTTAGCCTTGGCTCAGAGAATG GCAGGCACTTGTCCGGATTACGCCCAGCATGCCTCACTCCATCACTGTGTTGCCATGGCGTTGCTAAGCCGTTTGTTGCCAGGGAGTGAGCATCTGGTTTATGGGGTCCTACTGGATCTTGCCTTTAATCCAGAGTTTCTTCC TGAAGGGAAAGCTGGAGGGCCAGAAGCAGCTGACTTCTCTGATATCCTGCATCTAGGTACCAGTGCCAaactggcacagcctggctctgcagcagcatttttttcaaaggctaCTCGTGGTGCCCTGCTGAGAGAATCGTACCAGAATCTGCCTTTGATCCGCTCCTGCTACCTTTCTCATTTTGTCCACTTGCAGCATACCCTTAAGCGTTCCCAAGCATCCTATCGAGGACAGAATTACCTCATCCAGTCACTGCTGCTTCCTGAGGCCAAAGGGCCCATCCTGCCTTCAGACTGGCCGTTCTTTCCGCTTATCAGCCTCTACAACAAAGTGACTAACACAGAGACACCTGGGGCTGTACTGAACTCTCTCCCACTTGATCTTGTCAACATTGTGACCTGGAACCTGCAGTGGGTCTTGCTGCTAGAAACCTGGCGTGCTAAAACGCTTCAGAGCATCCCTACTGCTGCCAAACTTGCACGGCTTATGTGTGTCTTCCTCACAGGCAATGACCTCTTTCTAGAAGCACCGGTCCACCACTACAcagctgctcttctctctgTATATTGCCACCCCAAGGAATTGGACTCCCTGGACTTGGATGCTCCTCTTCCTGGTTTGGTGTCCTTCTATGATCTTTATATAAGTCTCCTGGAGCAGTTTGAAGGTGTCTCCTTTGGAGATCCACTCTTTGGAGTCTTTGTTCTTCTACCTCTACAGAAGCGTTTCAGTGTTCATCTGCGTCTCTCTGTTTTTGGGGAGCACACAAGTATCCTGCAGGCGCTGGGAGTGCCGCTCCAGCAG TTTCCTGTGCCGCTGGAGCGATACACTTCACCTCCTGAGGATAACCTGAACCTTCTGCGACTCTACTTCCGAACACTGGTCACTGGTGCACTGCGCCACACCTGGTGCCCTGTTCTTTACGTGGTGGCTGTGGCTCACGtgaacagctttattttctcccaGGACAGCGTGACACAG GAGACAGATGCGGCTCGGAAAAGCATGCTGAGAAAGACGTGGCTGTTGGTGGATGAG ACCTTGAAAAAGCACCTGCTCTTCTACAGAATGCTGAATGCAGAGAGCCCTTTGGGATTTGACCTTTACGAGCAGCTCCCTCCCATGAGACTGAAGTACCTGCAGATGgtgacacag
- the RPAP1 gene encoding RNA polymerase II-associated protein 1 isoform X2: protein MAVRRAAEKAATAPSAAECVQVRSAAPDALDPEGSVGEAPLPTSRDDKAGDFLISQRPCLITGEGLGSQKGEQEAQAIHKENLEKLQSMSEEEILQEQGRLLAQLDSSLVAFLKSRRGGNEGQKKELKMEQNKLEEFVESLPVAQHDVRSSLSMQESGLEESVRKEENTKVEITDDDLPVKPKKEWIHMDNVEFEKLEWMKDLPSLRQKKTKKGMQARFSLKGELIPADADLPTHLGLHHHGEEAERAGYSFQELFHLSRSQVTQQRTLALQVLGRIVQKARAGEFASSLKGSVLHLLLDAGFLFLLRFSLDDAVDNVMAASVGALRALLVSLDDERYLDWTFSWYQGMAAFPFVPYNEEEEEEEEEELNGTEKSQDKKLKDENKPDSDVARYDVVKGLLKTRIQHRLRYILEVVRPVPTVVLDILHILTHIARHSSEACSQLLDCPRLIETIVREFLPTQWDPQVAEPGCLLTSLHGVACATAMKFIRVLASGGRNATARLLNTFEMKSRLSRFIAEDPLDLPLPREEAIRLSTEAFRLWAVAAGYGQACDLYRDLYPVLVRILQSLPELISTCCGKSPMIELSVQRATAVVTLLIQVTQTAAYTAELQAKLSSNNSEDTEQILPPPVAWNQVSGLQPFLETSLKKFLQEISQAETWLTLQPLATTYVIYLGVYYSACSQQPSVNPIDCLEELERLTSEVLQPLLSQPAIHSMWDLLRPCSALCNPLSCSPAPESVFSIASLSCTGGKPPLSLVGSKSPFPFLTALLFLINNVTHIHKGLTSKYSSVLGFRGLKDYLHQSWQTGPPSVTPSSAWILRHEYHLQYFVLALAQRMAGTCPDYAQHASLHHCVAMALLSRLLPGSEHLVYGVLLDLAFNPEFLPEGKAGGPEAADFSDILHLGTSAKLAQPGSAAAFFSKATRGALLRESYQNLPLIRSCYLSHFVHLQHTLKRSQASYRGQNYLIQSLLLPEAKGPILPSDWPFFPLISLYNKVTNTETPGAVLNSLPLDLVNIVTWNLQWVLLLETWRAKTLQSIPTAAKLARLMCVFLTGNDLFLEAPVHHYTAALLSVYCHPKELDSLDLDAPLPGLVSFYDLYISLLEQFEGVSFGDPLFGVFVLLPLQKRFSVHLRLSVFGEHTSILQALGVPLQQFPVPLERYTSPPEDNLNLLRLYFRTLVTGALRHTWCPVLYVVAVAHVNSFIFSQDSVTQETDAARKSMLRKTWLLVDETLKKHLLFYRMLNAESPLGFDLYEQLPPMRLKYLQMVTQKENKESAPALVS from the exons ATGGCAGTGAGAAGAGCTGCTGAAAAGGCAGCAACAGCTCCCTCCGCTGCCGAGTGCGTGCAAGTAAGATCAGCTGCTCCCGATGCCCTGGATCCTGAGGGATCAGTGGGAGAGGCACCTCTCCCCACCAGCCGGGATG ATAAAGCTGGTGACTTTTTGATCTCTCAGCGGCCTTGTCTCATAACGGGAGAGGGTCTTGGAAGCCAAAAGGGTGAACAGGAAGCTCAAGCTATTCACAAAGAGAACTTGGAGAAGCTGCAGTCCATGTCTGAGGAGGAGatcctgcaggagcagggaaggctTCTGGCTCAGCTGG ATTCCAGTTTAGTTGCTTTCTTGAAGTCACGACGTGGTGGTAATGAAGGccagaaaaaggaattaaaaatggaaCAGAACAAACTGGAGGAGTTTGTGGAGTCTCTGCCTGTGGCTCAGCATGATGTAAGATCATCTCTTTCCATGCAGGAGTCGGGTCTGGAAGAATCtgtaaggaaggaagaaaatacaaaggtaGAAATCACAG ATGATGATCTGCCTGTGAAGCCCAAGAAGGAATGGATTCACATGGACAATGTGGAATTTGAGAAGCTGGAATGGATGAAAGATTTGCCTTCACTGCggcagaagaaaaccaaaaag GGAATGCAAGCTCGATTCAGTTTAAAAGGAGAACTAATTCCTGCAGATGCTGACTTACCGACGCATCTAGGCCTGCATCACCATGGAGAAGAGGCAGAG aGGGCTGGTTATTCTTTCCAAGAGCTCTTTCATTTGTCTCGCAGCCAAGTTACTCAACAGAGGACACTGGCTTTACAAGTCTTGGGTCGTATTGTTCAAAAG GCCAGGGCTGGAGAGTTTGCTTCCTCCTTGAAGGGCAGCGTTCTGCATCTGCTGCTTGATGCTGGGTTTCTCTTCTTGCTGCGCTTCTCACTTGATGATGCAGTGGATAATGTCATGGCAGCATCTGTTGGTGCTCTCCGGGCTCTGCTGGTGTCACTTGATGATGAG AGATATCTTGATTGGACTTTCTCATGGTACCAAGGGATGGCTGCATTCCCCTTTGTCCCCTACaatgaggaggaagaagaagaggaagaagaagaattAAATGGAACAGAGAAGTCTCaagataaaaaattaaaggatgAAAATAAGCCAGATTCAGATGTGGCCCGATACGATGTTGTAAAG ggACTTTTGAAGACACGAATCCAGCACCGGCTGAGGTACATCCTGGAGGTGGTACGACCTGTTCCGACAGTAGTCCTGGATATACTGCACATCCTCACTCACATAGCAAGGCACTCTTCTGAAGCATGCAGCCAG CTGCTTGACTGTCCTCGGTTGATTGAGACCATTGTCAGGGAATTTCTCCCTACTCAGTGGGATCCCCAAGTGGCTGAACCAGGGTGTTTACTCACCAGCCTCCATGGAGTTGCTTGTGCCACTGCTATGAAGTTCATCAGAGTGTTGGCATCTGGAGGCCGAAATGCAACAGCCAGGCTG cttaacacatttgaaatgaaaagtcGGTTAAGCCGATTTATAGCTGAAGACCCACTGGATCTGCCCCTGCCGAGGGAAGAAGCCATCAGGCTAAGCACCGAAGCCTTCCGGCtgtgggctgtggctgctggctaCGGTCAGGCCTGCGATCTCTACAG GGATCTCTACCCTGTGCTGGTGAGGATACTGCAGTCCCTGCCTGAATTGATCAGCACTTGCTGTGGGAAGAGCCCTATGATTGAGTTGTCTGTCCAGAGAGCTACGGCAGTAGTTACTCTGCTGATACAAGTGACACAAACAGCAGCCTACACAGCGGAGCTGCAGGCCAAGCTGAGCAG TAATAACTCAGAAGATACTGAACAGATTCTACCTCCTCCAGTAGCGTGGAATCAAGTGTCAGGCTTACAGCCCTTCCTTGAGACCAGTCtgaaaaaattcctccaggagATATCCCAGGCAGAAACGTGGCTAACTCTCCAGCCTCTGGCCACAACTTACGTGATCTACTTAGGAGTTTATTACAGTGCTTGCAGCCAACAG CCATCAGTCAATCCAATTGACTGCTTAGAGGAACTGGAACGTTTGACttcagaggtgctgcagccccttctcagccagccagccataCACAGCATGTGGGACTTGCTCAG GCCATGTTCTGCTTTGTGCAACCCTCTGTCCTGTTCCCCTGCACCAGAATCTGTCTTCAGCATTGCATCTCTGAGTTGCACTGGAGGCAAACCTCCTCTGAGCCTGGTTGGCTCCAAGTCacccttccccttcctcaccGCCCTCCTATTTCTCATCAACAACGTCACTCACATTCACAAGGGCCTGACCAGCAAG tacagctctgtgctgggcttCAGAGGCTTGAAGGATTATCTGCATCAGAGCTGGCAGACCGGACCTCCCTCTGTAACTCCATCGTCTGCGTGGATCCTGCGCCATGAATATCACCTGCAGTACTTTGTGTTAGCCTTGGCTCAGAGAATG GCAGGCACTTGTCCGGATTACGCCCAGCATGCCTCACTCCATCACTGTGTTGCCATGGCGTTGCTAAGCCGTTTGTTGCCAGGGAGTGAGCATCTGGTTTATGGGGTCCTACTGGATCTTGCCTTTAATCCAGAGTTTCTTCC TGAAGGGAAAGCTGGAGGGCCAGAAGCAGCTGACTTCTCTGATATCCTGCATCTAGGTACCAGTGCCAaactggcacagcctggctctgcagcagcatttttttcaaaggctaCTCGTGGTGCCCTGCTGAGAGAATCGTACCAGAATCTGCCTTTGATCCGCTCCTGCTACCTTTCTCATTTTGTCCACTTGCAGCATACCCTTAAGCGTTCCCAAGCATCCTATCGAGGACAGAATTACCTCATCCAGTCACTGCTGCTTCCTGAGGCCAAAGGGCCCATCCTGCCTTCAGACTGGCCGTTCTTTCCGCTTATCAGCCTCTACAACAAAGTGACTAACACAGAGACACCTGGGGCTGTACTGAACTCTCTCCCACTTGATCTTGTCAACATTGTGACCTGGAACCTGCAGTGGGTCTTGCTGCTAGAAACCTGGCGTGCTAAAACGCTTCAGAGCATCCCTACTGCTGCCAAACTTGCACGGCTTATGTGTGTCTTCCTCACAGGCAATGACCTCTTTCTAGAAGCACCGGTCCACCACTACAcagctgctcttctctctgTATATTGCCACCCCAAGGAATTGGACTCCCTGGACTTGGATGCTCCTCTTCCTGGTTTGGTGTCCTTCTATGATCTTTATATAAGTCTCCTGGAGCAGTTTGAAGGTGTCTCCTTTGGAGATCCACTCTTTGGAGTCTTTGTTCTTCTACCTCTACAGAAGCGTTTCAGTGTTCATCTGCGTCTCTCTGTTTTTGGGGAGCACACAAGTATCCTGCAGGCGCTGGGAGTGCCGCTCCAGCAG TTTCCTGTGCCGCTGGAGCGATACACTTCACCTCCTGAGGATAACCTGAACCTTCTGCGACTCTACTTCCGAACACTGGTCACTGGTGCACTGCGCCACACCTGGTGCCCTGTTCTTTACGTGGTGGCTGTGGCTCACGtgaacagctttattttctcccaGGACAGCGTGACACAG GAGACAGATGCGGCTCGGAAAAGCATGCTGAGAAAGACGTGGCTGTTGGTGGATGAG ACCTTGAAAAAGCACCTGCTCTTCTACAGAATGCTGAATGCAGAGAGCCCTTTGGGATTTGACCTTTACGAGCAGCTCCCTCCCATGAGACTGAAGTACCTGCAGATGgtgacacag